Proteins co-encoded in one Corylus avellana chromosome ca9, CavTom2PMs-1.0 genomic window:
- the LOC132192159 gene encoding cytochrome P450 76A1-like has translation MEWRLLILFLSALLLFIRRRKSSLNRRLPPGPPGWPIFGNMFDLGAMPHRTLAGLRQKYGPVIWLRFGARNSMAILSVGAATEFFKNHDLSFAERTVTETMRAHNYHQGSLALAPYGSYWRVLRRLVTVDMLVAKRVNESADIRRRCVDKMLLWIEEEARKLDAPSRGLHVARFVFLMTFNLLGNLMLSRDLLDPQSKEVSDFFTAMIALAEWSGHANMADYFPWLRWLDPQGLRRNMERDLGKAMEIASKFVEERIKDRQAGGDTRKDFLDVLLEFEGNGKDEPIKISDRDVNIFILEIFLAGSETTSSSIEWAMTELLCNPESMMKAKTELARVVGPKQKVEESDIDNLPYLQAVIKETLRLHPPIPFLVPRRAMKDTDFMGFQIPKNTQVLVNAWAIGRDPDVWEDPLAFKPDRFMDTKIDYKGQHYELIPFGAGRRMCAGVPLAHRVLHLILGSLLHKFDWELDGNVTPETMDMKDNLGVTVRKSEPLMAVPKTCFV, from the exons ATGGAGTGGCGCTTGCTCATCCTCTTCTTATCAGCTCTACTCCTCTTCATCCGCCGTAGAAAGTCAAGCCTTAATCGCCGGCTTCCTCCAGGGCCACCGGGATGGCCGATCTTCGGCAACATGTTCGATCTTGGAGCAATGCCACACCGCACCCTGGCGGGCCTAAGGCAAAAGTACGGCCCCGTTATATGGCTAAGGTTCGGCGCCAGAAACTCCATGGCAATCCTCTCCGTCGGAGCAGCCACCGAGTTTTTCAAAAACCACGATCTCTCTTTCGCCGAGCGCACCGTCACCGAGACCATGCGCGCCCACAACTACCACCAGGGCTCGTTAGCGCTCGCGCCTTACGGTTCGTACTGGCGTGTGCTGAGGCGGCTTGTAACGGTCGACATGTTAGTCGCCAAGCGCGTGAACGAGTCGGCCGACATACGCAGGAGATGCGTGGACAAAATGTTGTTGTGGATCGAGGAGGAGGCGAGGAAACTTGACGCGCCCTCGCGTGGACTGCACGTGGCGAGGTTTGTTTTCCTCATGACGTTCAATCTCCTCGGAAACCTCATGCTTTCTCGTGACTTGTTGGATCCGCAGTCGAAGGAGGTGTCGGATTTTTTTACGGCGATGATAGCGCTGGCGGAGTGGTCGGGGCATGCGAACATGGCGGACTATTTCCCTTGGCTGCGGTGGCTGGACCCGCAGGGGTTGAGGAGGAACATGGAGAGGGATCTTGGGAAAGCTATGGAGATTGCATCCAAGTTTGTGGAGGAGCGGATAAAGGATAGGCAGGCCGGCGGAGATACGAGGAAGGACTTCCTGGATGTGTTGCTTGAGTTTGAAGGCAATGGAAAAGATGAGCCCATCAAAATTTCTGATAGGGAcgtaaatatttttattttg GAAATATTCTTGGCTGGTTCAGAAACAACAAGCAGCAGTATTGAATGGGCAATGACAGAGCTCCTATGCAATCCTGAGTCGATGATGAAGGCCAAAACCGAGCTGGCGCGAGTAGTCGGACCAAAGCAAAAGGTTGAAGAGAGTGACATCGACAATCTCCCATACTTGCAGGCAGTAATCAAGGAAACACTGCGATTACATCCTCCAATTCCATTCCTAGTCCCACGAAGGGCAATGAAAGACACCGATTTCATGGGGTTTCAGATACCCAAAAACACACAGGTTCTTGTGAATGCTTGGGCAATTGGAAGAGACCCAGATGTCTGGGAAGACCCTTTGGCTTTCAAGCCCGACAGGTTTATGGACACAAAGATTGATTATAAGGGGCAACATTATGAGCTGATCCCGTTTGGCGCTGGGAGAAGAATGTGTGCAGGGGTGCCTTTGGCTCACAGAGTTCTTCACCTTATTTTGGGCTCATTGCTTCACAAATTTGATTGGGAACTCGATGGCAATGTGACTCCAGAAACGATGGACATGAAGGACAACTTGGGCGTAACAGTGCGGAAGTCAGAACCATTGATGGCAGTGCCTAAAACATGTTTTGTATAG
- the LOC132192028 gene encoding protein PSK SIMULATOR 1-like: MGGESGIESWFGSMRWIPWKGVSDAEKGGIEILAFEVASLMLKVVNLWQCLSDKEVHRLRKEIVNSIGLKKLLSEDDDYLMEIALNEIVENFVFLARSVARLGKRCKDPLYHHFEHFVNDPIQNGFQWVGWEYRWKKMERKMKKMERFVASMTQFSQELEVLAELEQTLRRMQNTELNRVKVLEFQKKVIWHRQEVRNLREMSPWNRTYDYVTRLLVRSLFTILERMKHVFGTYQVPSLERMTDSQLMNIECFPRSHSFSTLLHSSVHPSENNLPGFYSGPIERSVSTRGKNGDMSRRKDKQRHERHLSSTIHGNHLKVEANQLAHVGSFKGWCMNAASESPVMLSCKPTGSSSMRLTGVRMKSIDKTSNTNIESLSCSDRIYSKLLLFNKRRLLTAPPSTLGDAALALHYANVILLIEDLASSPHLIGLDKRDVLYNMLPTTIRTALRARLKSYAGTMASSVYNAALVVEWSQALGQILEWLVPLALNMVKWHSERNFEKQDAFSGTNVMLVQTLYFANQAKTEAAITELLVGLNYICRTGGQRRDKDVQEPAGCRVYNDYMSNRDDIAEC; encoded by the coding sequence ATGGGGGGTGAGAGTGGGATTGAGTCGTGGTTTGGTAGTATGAGGTGGATTCCATGGAAGGGTGTGTCAGATGCTGAAAAGGGGGGGATTGAAATTTTGGCGTTTGAAGTTGCTAGCTTGATGTTGAAGGTGGTTAATTTATGGCAATGCTTGAGTGATAAGGAGGTTCATAGGTTGAGGAAAGAGATTGTGAACTCGATTGGGCTTAAGAAGCTTTTATCCGAGGATGATGATTATCTGATGGAAATTGCCTTGAATGAAATAGTTGAGAATTTCGTATTTCTGGCAAGGTCTGTGGCCAGGCTTGGGAAGAGGTGCAAAGACCCTTTGTATCACCATTTTGAACATTTTGTTAATGACCCTATTCAGAATGGCTTTCAATGGGTGGGGTGGGAATATAGATGGAAGAAGATGGAGCggaagatgaagaaaatggaGAGATTTGTTGCCTCTATGACACAATTTTCACAAGAGCTGGAAGTGCTGGCGGAGCTCGAACAAACTCTTAGGAGAATGCAGAATACCGAGCTAAACCGGGTAAAAGTGCTCGAGTTTCAGAAGAAGGTAATCTGGCATCGTCAGGAAGTGAGAAATCTGAGAGAGATGTCCCCATGGAATAGAACTTATGATTATGTTACCCGGCTTCTGGTGCGATCACTTTTTACGATACTAGAGAGGATGAAGCATGTCTTTGGAACTTATCAAGTGCCTTCTTTAGAGCGAATGACTGATTCTCAGCTTATGAATATTGAATGTTTTCCTCGCAGCCATTCCTTTTCCACTCTTCTGCATTCATCTGTTCATCCATCTGAGAATAATCTGCCTGGGTTCTATTCAGGACCTATTGAGAGGTCGGTTTCAACGCGAGGAAAAAATGGTGACATGAGTAGGAGAAAGGACAAGCAACGACATGAGCGTCATTTGTCATCGACCATACATGGAAACCACCTAAAAGTGGAAGCCAATCAATTAGCTCATGTTGGATCTTTCAAAGGGTGGTGCATGAATGCTGCAAGCGAATCTCCTGTTATGCTGAGCTGTAAGCCAACCGGCAGCAGTTCTATGAGGTTGACTGGTGTTCGTATGAAAAGTATTGACAAAACCAGTAACACAAATATTGAATCTTTATCTTGCAGTGACAGGATATATTCTAAATTGTTGTTATTCAATAAGCGTAGGTTGTTGACCGCACCCCCATCCACTCTTGGTGATGCTGCTTTAGCTCTCCATTATGCAAATGTGATTTTATTGATTGAGGATCTGGCTTCATCACCTCACTTAATTGGCCTTGACAAGAGAGATGTTCTGTACAATATGTTACCCACGACTATAAGAACTGCTCTGAGGGCGAGGCTAAAGTCGTATGCCGGAACCATGGCCTCATCTGTTTACAATGCTGCCCTAGTAGTGGAGTGGAGTCAGGCGCTTGGGCAGATATTGGAATGGCTGGTTCCACTTGCTCTAAACATGGTGAAGTGGCATTCTGAGCGGAATTTTGAGAAGCAGGATGCATTTTCTGGAACAAATGTGATGCTGGTCCAGACCCTTTACTTTGCAAATCAAGCAAAAACTGAAGCTGCAATCACCGAGCTTCTTGTGGGTCTGAACTATATCTGCAGGACTGGTGGACAGCGTCGTGATAAAGATGTGCAGGAGCCTGCTGGCTGCAGAGTTTATAATGATTATATGTCCAATAGGGATGACATTGCTGAATGCTGA
- the LOC132191643 gene encoding iridoid oxidase-like, producing the protein MKYYYEDLGLILAILLWVAWVIMIRRRRRHLRLEEKGDRLPPGPRSWPVVGNIFQLGWAPHESFAKLARQHGPIMTLWLGSMSTVVISSKEVARDMFKNHDVVLAGRKIYEAMKGDYGNEGSLITAQYGSHWRMLRRLSTAEFFVSSRLEAMRGVRGRCIDEMVQFIEDASASGTKGIDVGRFFFLMAFNLLGNLMFSKDLLDPKSERGAKFFFHAGKVMEFAGKPNVADFFPILRWLDPQGIRRKTLFHVERAFEIAGGFIAERMESMENGRNEEIKRKDYLDALLEFRGDGVEEPLRFSSRTINVVVFEMFTAGTDTTTSTLEWAMAELLHNPETLKKVQAEMRIAITPNKKLEEKDIENLPYLKAVIKETLRLHPPLPFLVPHMSMDSCNMLGYSIPKETQILVNVWAIGRDPKTWEEPLVFKPERFLEPNAADFKGHHFEFIPFGSGRRMCPAMPLASRVLPLALGSLLHSFDWALADGLKPEEMDMAEGMGITLRKAVPLKAVPIPYQRRCVGI; encoded by the exons ATGAAGTACTACTATGAGGATCTGGGGTTGATCCTAGCAATATTGCTATGGGTTGCATGGGTGATAATGATACGGCGCCGTCGCCGACACCTTCGATTGGAGGAGAAAGGTGATCGGCTCCCACCGGGGCCTAGATCGTGGCCAGTGGTTGGAAACATTTTCCAGCTGGGTTGGGCACCCCATGAGTCCTTTGCAAAGTTGGCTCGACAGCACGGTCCCATCATGACCCTTTGGCTAGGGTCAATGAGCACGGTGGTCATCTCGTCCAAAGAAGTGGCTCGAGACATGTTCAAGAACCATGACGTGGTTCTTGCCGGTAGGAAGATTTATGAGGCCATGAAGGGAGACTATGGTAATGAGGGCTCCCTCATTACTGCTCAATATGGTTCTCACTGGCGCATGTTGAGGCGCTTGTCCACCGCCGAGTTTTTCGTCTCAAGCCGTCTGGAAGCCATGAGGG GAGTTCGTGGGAGGTGCATCGATGAAATGGTGCAGTTCATAGAAGATGCTAGTGCATCTGGTACCAAAGGCATCGACGTTGGGAGGTTCTTCTTCTTGATGGCTTTCAATCTCTTAGGAAACCTAATGTTTTCGAAAGACCTGCTGGACCCCAAATCAGAGAGAGGGGCCAAGTTCTTCTTCCATGCAGGAAAGGTGATGGAGTTCGCCGGGAAGCCGAACGTGGCGGATTTCTTTCCAATTCTAAGGTGGCTTGACCCGCAGGGTATAAGAAGAAAGACACTGTTCCATGTCGAACGCGCCTTCGAAATCGCAGGAGGGTTCATCGCAGAGAGGATGGAAAGCATGGAAAATGGCCGCAATGAAGAGATCAAGAGAAAGGACTACTTGGATGCGCTTTTGGAGTTTCGTGGCGACGGTGTGGAGGAACCCTTAAGGTTTTCTTCAAGAACCATCAACGTCGTCGTTTTT GAGATGTTTACAGCGGGGACCGACACAACGACAAGCACGCTGGAGTGGGCAATGGCTGAGCTTCTCCACAACCCAGAAACTTTGAAAAAAGTCCAGGCCGAGATGAGGATCGCCATAACCCCAAACAAGAAGCTTGAAGAGAAGGACATCGAGAACCTTCCATACCTCAAAGCTGTCATAAAGGAAACGCTAAGGCTACACCCACCTCTCCCTTTCCTAGTCCCACACATGTCCATGGATTCCTGCAACATGCTCGGCTACTCTATTCCAAAAGAAACACAAATCCTCGTCAATGTTTGGGCGATCGGACGGGACCCGAAGACGTGGGAAGAGCCTCTGGTTTTCAAGCCAGAGAGGTTCTTGGAGCCAAACGCGGCGGATTTCAAGGGTCACCATTTTGAGTTCATACCCTTTGGATCTGGGCGGCGCATGTGCCCAGCCATGCCGCTTGCCTCTCGTGTGCTTCCGCTGGCTCTCGGGTCTCTCCTGCACTCGTTTGATTGGGCCTTGGCCGACGGGCTTAAGCCGGAGGAGATGGACATGGCCGAAGGGATGGGGATAACGCTTAGGAAAGCCGTCCCGTTGAAGGCCGTACCAATACCTTACCAACGGCGCTGTGTTGGTATATAA